GGCTAAACTATGAGATGAAGGAGAAGGCGAGCTATCATGTTAAGGGAATGGAAGGAGAGGTGATGGTAGGGAAGGTATACAGGGGCAGAATAGCGTTAATACCTGAGGTAGGGTTTAAGTATAACTATTATAACCCTGATAGTTTTTGGACGAAGGCTTACAGTGCAACAGGAAGAGTTACGGCATGGGATAGGTATTATGACCCAGATTCAAAGCATGTGTGGAAGGTGGTAGCAGGGGTGAATGTAGTTGGGGATACGAAGTGGGGAGGCAATCCTGTGAGGCTCTATCTTATGGGTAAGGTAGAGCAGGCATTGAGCAAGAATGAGGTAGAGGTTATTAATTACATGAGGAGTGACCCAACGAGGTATAAGCTCACAAAGAGCATAAACAAGACGACATTTATTGGGCAGGTGGGAGCAGATGTAAGCTTGACGAAGAACCTTGGGCTTGAGATTTCAGGAAGAGGGGACTTTAACGGAGATTACTCAGGCTATACAGGAAAAGTAATGTTAAGATATAGCTGGTAAGATTTTTTTAGTTTATGTTTTTTTAGAGCCCGCCTTGTGCGGGCTTTTTTTATTATTAGCCACTTAAATTAGCCTAAATATCAACCTAAGAGATATTTAAGAAGTTTAATCTTGACATCTTTTGAAAATTTGTTATGTTATCTTAAATAAGAAAGGCGCGTAGCTCAGTGGAAGAGCGCTTGCTTGACATGCAAGAGGTCGGCGGTTCGATCCCGCCCGCGCCTACCATAATCTTTTCTTGAGGAGTTATAGGTTAAATTTTGAAAATTAAAATCAAAGGTCTGGGAGAATTTCAACTTACTCCTGGCATACCCTTAAAATCTCTTATTCCAGAAATCAAAAAAATAAGCTCTAATTTACCTGTAGGTTTTAAGTATAATCAAGAATACATAGATTGGCATTTTTCTTTTAATGAAAAGGATTTAGAAAACTTAGAACTTGAGCCTATTTTCCCCTCAGATGAAGAAGCACTCATATTTTTACGCCATACAGCTTCCCATGCGCTTGCTCAAGCAGTAAAAGAACTTTTTCCTGGAGCAAAACTTGGTATAGGTCCACCCACAGAAGATGGCTTTTATTATGATATCTATTATGAAAAACCCTTTAATGAAGAGGATTTACAAAAGATAGAAGAAAGAATAAAAGAAATAATTAAAAAAGATCTTCCCTTAGAGAGAAAAGAAATTCCAAAAGAAGAAGCAAAAGAGCTTTTTAAAAATTTAAAAGAAGATTTTAAGCTTGAATTAATTGAAGAACTGCCTGATAGTAAGGTTTCTATCTATTCTCAAGAAAATTTTATAGATCTCTGTAAAGGTCCTCATCTTCTTTCAACAGGAGAAATAAAAGCAGTTAAACTTCTTTCTGTAGCTGGAGCTTACTGGAGAGGAAATGAAAAAAATCCCATGCTTTGGAGAATTTACGGAACTGCTTTCTTCTCAGAAGAAGAATTAAAAGCCTACTTAGATAGGCTTGAAGAGATTAAGAAAAGAGACCATAGAAGACTGGGTAAAGAGCTTGAACTCTTTACTATTGAAGAAGATATAGGTCCTGGGCTTGTAATCTGGCTTCCTAAGGGAGCTATTATAAGAAATATTATAGAAAATTTCTGGAAAGAGGTTCATTTAAAAAGGGGTTATCAATTAGTTTATACTCCCCATATTGCCTTAAGAGATTTATGGAAGGTTTCAGGGCACTTAGATTTTTATATAGAAAATATGTTTCCTCCAATGGAACTTGAAAATAGAGCCTATCAATTAAAACCTATGAACTGTCCCTTTCATATTTATGTATATAATCAAAAAAGAAGAAGTTATAGGGAATTTCCCATAAGATATTGTGAGCTTGGAACTGTTTATCGTTTTGAGAGAAGCGGAGTTTTACACGGGCTTTTAAGGGTTAGAGGATTTACTCAGGATGATGCCCATATTTTTTGTAGAGAAGATCAATTAGAAGAAGAACTTATTCAGGTTTTAGATTTGGTAATATATTTTCTTAAAGTTTTTGGTTTTTCCGAGTATAAAATTTTCCTTTCTACAAGACCTGAGAAATTTGTAGGATCTCCAGAAATATGGGATAAAGCTGAGTCTGCACTTAAGTCTGCACTTGAAAATAAAGGTCTTGAATATGAGATAGACCCTGGAGAAGGGGTTTTTTATGGTCCAAAAATTGATCTAAAAATTAAAGATGTTTTAGGAAGGTTTTGGCAATGCTCAACCATTCAAGTAGATTTTAATATTCCAGAAAGATTTGACATTGTTTATATAGGAGAGGATAATAAATTTTATAGACCCATTATGATTCATAGGGCTTTACTTGGGTCTTTAGAAAGATTTTTGGGGGTTCTTATTGAAAATTATGCAGGTGCCTTTCCTTTTTGGATATCACCAGTTCAGATTAAAATTTTAACTATTACTGATAGAACTATTAGCTATGGAGAAAAAATTGTAGATATTTTAAGAAAAGAAGGTTTTAGGGTAGAGACTGATTTTAGAAATGAAAAATTAAACTATAAAATAAGAATAGCCCAGCAAGAAAAAGTTCCTTATATGATTATTCTCGGAGACAAAGAAGAAAAAGACGAGGTTATTAGTGTGAGAACAAGAAAGGGAGAAGTGATTAATAATATAAAATTAGAAGAATTCATAAACAAAATAAAACTTGAAAATCAGCCAGAATATCTATTAAATGAATCATCGTAGGCTCAAGTTACA
The window above is part of the Thermodesulfobacterium geofontis OPF15 genome. Proteins encoded here:
- the thrS gene encoding threonine--tRNA ligase, producing MKIKIKGLGEFQLTPGIPLKSLIPEIKKISSNLPVGFKYNQEYIDWHFSFNEKDLENLELEPIFPSDEEALIFLRHTASHALAQAVKELFPGAKLGIGPPTEDGFYYDIYYEKPFNEEDLQKIEERIKEIIKKDLPLERKEIPKEEAKELFKNLKEDFKLELIEELPDSKVSIYSQENFIDLCKGPHLLSTGEIKAVKLLSVAGAYWRGNEKNPMLWRIYGTAFFSEEELKAYLDRLEEIKKRDHRRLGKELELFTIEEDIGPGLVIWLPKGAIIRNIIENFWKEVHLKRGYQLVYTPHIALRDLWKVSGHLDFYIENMFPPMELENRAYQLKPMNCPFHIYVYNQKRRSYREFPIRYCELGTVYRFERSGVLHGLLRVRGFTQDDAHIFCREDQLEEELIQVLDLVIYFLKVFGFSEYKIFLSTRPEKFVGSPEIWDKAESALKSALENKGLEYEIDPGEGVFYGPKIDLKIKDVLGRFWQCSTIQVDFNIPERFDIVYIGEDNKFYRPIMIHRALLGSLERFLGVLIENYAGAFPFWISPVQIKILTITDRTISYGEKIVDILRKEGFRVETDFRNEKLNYKIRIAQQEKVPYMIILGDKEEKDEVISVRTRKGEVINNIKLEEFINKIKLENQPEYLLNESS